A region of Polyodon spathula isolate WHYD16114869_AA chromosome 4, ASM1765450v1, whole genome shotgun sequence DNA encodes the following proteins:
- the LOC121313742 gene encoding chymotrypsin-like elastase family member 1 has translation MWHLLIVALLGPVCGEGAVDDFTVMNKPKAHKVVGGDEVKPNSWPWQDQGTPAADPATLQDQGTPAADPAALQDQGTPAADPAALQDQGTPAADPATLQDQGTSAADPAALQDQGTPAADPATLQYQGTPAADPAALQDQGTPAADPEALKDQGTPVVEPAALQDQGTPVISLQYTYPNAGGWAHTCGGSLISPFWVMTAAHCVDFDDGAIYRVALGEHNLFENEGTEYHRAVDKVIIHQQWTGALDKGFDIALLHLERPAFDSGTVKIAVLPRPGDILPSGFPCYITGWGLTESGGEASPVLLQALLPVIDTLTCSTREYWDFYSSDKVICAGGDGSLAGCQGDSGGPLSCLVEGVWQVHGIASFGPVICNTYRKPTVFTRVSDYIDWIWGTMESNGGAF, from the exons ATGTGGCATTTATTGATCGTGGCTCTCCTGG GGCCGGTCTGTGGAGAGGGAGCTGTGGATGACTTCACTGTCATGAACAAACCAAAAGCCCACAAGGTTGTCGGAGGGGATGAGGTTAAACCCAATAGCTGGCCTTGGCAG GACCAGGGGACCCCTGCAGCAGACCCTGCAACTCTGCAGGACCAGGGGACCCCTGCAGCAGACCCTGCAGCTCTGCAGGACCAGGGGACCCCTGCAGCAGACCCTGCAGCTCTGCAGGACCAGGGGACCCCTGCAGCAGACCCTGCAACTCTGCAGGACCAGGGGACCTCTGCAGCAGACCCTGCAGCTCTGCAGGACCAGGGGACCCCTGCAGCAGACCCTGCAACTCTGCAGTACCAGGGGACCCCTGCAGCAGACCCTGCAGCTCTGCAGGACCAGGGAACCCCTGCAGCAGACCCTGAAGCTCTGAAGGACCAGGGGACCCCTGTAGTAGAACCTGCAGCTCTGCAGGACCAGGGGACCCCTGTA ATCTCTCTGCAGTACACCTACCCCAATGCAGGAGGCTGGGCTCACACCTGTGGAGGAAGCCTGATTTCTCCCTTCTGGGTCATGACTGCAGCTCACTGTGTGGATTT TGATGATGGTGCTATTTATCGAGTGGCTCTAGGTGAGCACAACCTGTTTGAGAATGAAGGAACTGAGTACCACAGGGCTGTGGATAAGGTCATCATACACCAGCAATGGACTGGCGCTTTAGATAAAGG gttCGACATTGCCCTGCTTCACCTGGAGAGGCCTGCGTTTGACAGTGGCACTGTAAAGATTGCAGTGTTACCCCGCCCCGGAGATATCCTGCCCAGCGGCTTCCCATGTTACATCACTGGCTGGGGCCTCACAGAGA GTGGAGGGGAGGCCTCTCCGGTGCTGCTCCAGGCCCTCCTCCCTGTGATTGACACCCTGACCTGCTCCACTCGGGAATACTGGGACTTCTACTCCAGTGACAAAGTGATCTGTGCCGGGGGGGACGGAAGTCTGGCCGGGTGTCAG GGAGACTCCGGAGGTCCGCTGAGCTGTCTGGTTGAGGGAGTGTGGCAAGTCCATGGCATTGCAAGCTTTGGCCCCGTCATCTGTAACACCTACAGGAAGCCAACGGTATTCACTCGGGTCTCAGACTACATTGACTGGATCTGGGGA acaaTGGAAAGCAACGGAGGCGCCTTCTAA